The region TGGAGATATCTTCTCCAATAACCTCAATATTCTCAATTTTGCCGTTGCCCAAACCTTCCCTATCGGCTTCACTTATATATTCCAATGTCATCGGGTCAAAACCCATTATTTTAGATGATACAGCATCGACTGCAACCTGGTCGCCCCCTGCCAGTATTAAGTCCGCAATAACAGGCTTCATTGTTCTGGGACCGGGGCCGTTTCCTGCTACAGTACCATCAACAACAGCAAATATTCCCGAGTGAATTTCCTTTTGTATAGTAAGCAAATCTACCAGTGTTTTATGAATTACACTGTGGCAATAATGTCTTTTTGTGTCAAGTAATCCTCCAAAGGCATTTTTCATAGCCCCTGTAGTTGTAGTATAAATATGGCACTTCATTGTAGGCAGGTGTATTATGTTTTTATCAAAAAAGTAATCGGGAATATATATGCCTTTAGGGAAAACCTGCTCGAGCACAAGCATCTTGCCTTTAGGTTCATACTTCACCCATTTCATATCCTCTTCTTTGAAGTTGTACAAAACAGGGATATCATATCTTTTAAATATATCAACATATTTATTAAGTCTTTCGCCTTTGTACGCATTTGTTACAACAGTCCTGTTTTCTACACATACAATGTCTTTGTAGCCATCCTCTCTCAGGCATTGTATAACTGCTTCCATCTGCCACGGAGTGGTATTCGCCCCCGGGTAGGGGAAATGCCATGAAATATTGTTTTTCAGGATGGTGGTTTTATCTTTATTCAAATATGTATCATAACCTGCCATCCTCATAAGTCTCTTGTAATCCTCTACTACGGTTTCCGGCCTGGTTTTTAAAACAGCAATTCTTGATTTTTCAGCCACTTAATAAAACCTCTTTCGTTCATTATTTTCTATTGTCTATTATATAGTATACTTATTAATAAAAATTAATCAATGACATTAATATAAATCTGGGTGAATTTCCTTAATTTGTTCATATTTTATACTCAGGAAATCGTATACTGACATATTTTGTAGCATATAAAAAATACGCCCGGATTTTAATTTCGTATATTGAAAAACCAAAAAAACCATGCTACTATTATTAGTATAAACACAGCAAATAAAGCGGAAAAATTCATTTCATAATACAAAAATAAATTGAAAGGAATTTGATATGTTTTTAGTAAATAATAAGTATAAAAACAATCATAAAGGGATACGGTTTTTAACTGAATCTGCAGTAATAGCAGCAATTTATGCATTGC is a window of Bacillota bacterium DNA encoding:
- a CDS encoding DUF362 domain-containing protein — translated: MRMAGYDTYLNKDKTTILKNNISWHFPYPGANTTPWQMEAVIQCLREDGYKDIVCVENRTVVTNAYKGERLNKYVDIFKRYDIPVLYNFKEEDMKWVKYEPKGKMLVLEQVFPKGIYIPDYFFDKNIIHLPTMKCHIYTTTTGAMKNAFGGLLDTKRHYCHSVIHKTLVDLLTIQKEIHSGIFAVVDGTVAGNGPGPRTMKPVIADLILAGGDQVAVDAVSSKIMGFDPMTLEYISEADREGLGNGKIENIEVIGEDISKVNLGFTVGDNAASKVGDMLWFGPLKKLQRLMFHTPIVNIFIFGSAFYHDVIWYNLKGIKVVRDFQDNTEWGRLFKAYKYINK